A window from Candidatus Cloacimonadota bacterium encodes these proteins:
- the amrB gene encoding AmmeMemoRadiSam system protein B has translation MLRKTTHAGSFYPRFGDQISTQIQSWIEGQPFSSRDENCLGLIVPHAGYIYSGACAAKGYHYISQQHFDSLLILHPSHQGIRFDWSVSPFDQYETPLGNVEQDAQLYELLTRNAEDNFREKRLHELEHSMEIQLPLIKYFFPETPVCPVMIGRPHPEVALRLAKQIREAITVSGKKVGIIVSTDLSHYYDSDRAEKMDSLIIRYIMSLDADALWQSIISRRCEACGIGGLLTLINYASAYEDARAKVIEYTHSGKVSGDNQQVVGYLSALVFI, from the coding sequence TTGCTTAGAAAAACAACTCACGCTGGGAGTTTTTACCCCCGCTTCGGAGACCAGATCTCCACCCAGATCCAAAGCTGGATAGAAGGACAGCCCTTCTCCTCCAGGGATGAGAATTGCCTGGGGCTTATCGTCCCCCACGCAGGCTACATATATTCCGGGGCCTGCGCCGCGAAGGGCTACCACTATATCAGCCAGCAGCACTTCGACAGCCTGCTGATCCTTCATCCCAGCCATCAGGGAATCCGTTTCGACTGGTCGGTTTCACCTTTCGACCAATATGAAACCCCTCTGGGCAATGTGGAGCAGGACGCGCAACTCTATGAACTGCTTACCCGTAACGCCGAGGACAATTTCAGGGAAAAGCGCCTGCACGAGCTGGAACACTCTATGGAAATCCAACTGCCGCTGATCAAGTATTTCTTTCCCGAAACCCCTGTCTGCCCTGTGATGATTGGGCGTCCCCATCCCGAAGTGGCCCTGCGCCTGGCCAAGCAGATCCGCGAAGCCATCACGGTCAGCGGCAAAAAGGTGGGCATCATTGTCTCCACAGACCTTTCCCACTATTACGATTCCGACCGCGCGGAAAAAATGGATTCACTCATCATCCGCTACATCATGAGCCTGGATGCCGACGCCCTCTGGCAAAGCATCATCTCCAGACGCTGCGAAGCCTGCGGGATCGGCGGCTTGCTAACCCTGATCAACTACGCCAGCGCTTATGAAGATGCCAGAGCCAAGGTGATCGAATACACCCACTCCGGCAAGGTGAGCGGCGACAACCAGCAGGTGGTGGGATATCTCAGCGCCCTCGTCTTCATCTGA
- a CDS encoding YigZ family protein, protein MAYSTISAPLSWQQKIRRSNFICFLHPISSADEARNLLSAHVKEYANATHNCYAYICGFDQETQYHSDAGEPHGTAGKPILNALLRADMTNIMAIVTRYYGGVKLGVPGLIEAYGSTVEKTLELAKIIPATAFAEFSVQSEYGSVDQLLGLLRSLDGSVARENWSEKAELVLRVPKDKADTLREFLAGQAAQSRLQYQEEDDFA, encoded by the coding sequence ATGGCTTACAGCACCATATCGGCACCCCTTTCCTGGCAGCAGAAAATCCGCCGCAGCAACTTCATCTGCTTCCTGCACCCCATCTCCAGCGCTGACGAAGCCCGCAACCTGCTCAGCGCCCACGTTAAAGAATACGCCAACGCCACCCACAACTGCTATGCCTACATCTGCGGGTTCGACCAGGAAACGCAATACCACAGCGACGCCGGAGAACCTCACGGCACCGCTGGAAAGCCAATCCTGAACGCCCTTTTGCGCGCGGACATGACCAACATTATGGCCATCGTAACCCGTTATTACGGAGGCGTGAAACTTGGCGTGCCCGGACTGATCGAAGCCTATGGATCCACCGTGGAAAAAACGCTGGAACTTGCGAAAATAATACCCGCCACCGCTTTCGCGGAGTTCAGTGTGCAGTCTGAATACGGCAGTGTGGATCAGCTTCTCGGCCTGCTGAGGTCGCTGGATGGAAGCGTGGCGAGGGAAAACTGGTCGGAAAAGGCGGAACTGGTGTTGCGTGTGCCCAAAGACAAAGCCGACACCCTGAGGGAATTCCTTGCTGGCCAGGCAGCCCAATCCCGCTTACAATATCAAGAGGAGGATGATTTTGCTTAG